From one Streptomyces sp. N50 genomic stretch:
- a CDS encoding glycoside hydrolase family 6 protein codes for MVVAASIVVTLGAMTGAIRALDDERGTDRTRPDASDATVLLPWPDVPTTLNSPSPKASSSAHPKKTTTTGPTRKPPRITSSRLYRHSDSQVLDWVRDHPDDPRTEVIASRIADQPAAVWFADFTPSTITDRVRAVTSGAAAQGRVPVVVPYAIPDRDCGGASEGGAPDVDAYDGWIDDFAAGLGSREVVVVLEPDSIAQADCLSAAQRADRFEALARAGRVLKSADPKARVYYDAGHSDWNPAAQQAALLKQAGAASAASSDGIFSNVSNFHTTSAEIAYDRQVLDALGGPANLGAVIDTSRNGNGAPADGQWCDPAGRKIGRAPTLDTGEARIDGYLWVKLPGESDGCRGTAGTFTASYAYDLAR; via the coding sequence CTGGTCGTGGCGGCCTCGATCGTGGTCACGCTCGGCGCGATGACCGGGGCGATCAGAGCGCTGGACGACGAACGCGGCACGGACCGGACCCGGCCGGACGCGAGCGACGCGACCGTGCTGCTGCCGTGGCCCGATGTGCCGACTACATTGAACTCCCCTTCCCCGAAGGCGAGTTCGTCGGCCCATCCGAAGAAGACCACCACGACCGGCCCCACCCGGAAACCGCCCCGCATCACCTCCTCCCGCCTCTACCGCCACTCGGACTCCCAGGTCCTCGACTGGGTCCGCGATCACCCCGACGACCCCCGTACCGAGGTCATCGCGTCCCGGATCGCCGACCAGCCGGCGGCGGTCTGGTTCGCGGACTTCACGCCGTCGACGATCACCGACCGGGTGCGCGCGGTGACTTCGGGGGCGGCGGCACAGGGCAGGGTGCCGGTGGTCGTGCCGTACGCGATTCCGGACCGGGACTGCGGCGGGGCGTCCGAGGGCGGGGCGCCGGACGTCGACGCGTACGACGGCTGGATCGACGACTTCGCGGCGGGCCTGGGCTCACGGGAGGTCGTGGTCGTCCTCGAACCCGACTCGATAGCCCAGGCCGACTGCCTCTCCGCCGCCCAACGCGCCGACCGCTTCGAGGCGTTGGCCCGCGCGGGCCGCGTTCTGAAGTCCGCCGATCCGAAGGCCCGCGTCTACTACGACGCGGGCCACTCCGACTGGAACCCGGCCGCACAGCAGGCGGCCCTGCTGAAGCAGGCGGGCGCGGCCTCGGCCGCCTCCTCGGACGGGATCTTCAGCAACGTCTCGAATTTCCACACCACTTCGGCGGAGATCGCCTACGACCGCCAGGTCCTGGACGCTCTGGGCGGCCCCGCGAACCTCGGCGCCGTCATCGACACCAGCCGCAACGGCAACGGCGCCCCGGCCGACGGCCAGTGGTGCGACCCGGCGGGCCGGAAGATCGGCCGGGCGCCGACTCTCGACACCGGGGAGGCGCGGATCGACGGTTATCTGTGGGTCAAGTTGCCGGGGGAGTCGGACGGTTGCCGGGGTACGGCCGGTACGTTCACGGCGTCGTACGCCTACGACTTGGCGCGCTGA
- a CDS encoding DUF5995 family protein, whose amino-acid sequence MGQLAHFTTPVTPVDKVVSRLRALDEELPARDGIAVFNRVYLAVTEAVDRSVDAGRFTDARAMITLDVRFAERYLAAVDAAANGRRPPACWRPLFQLRRHPGVRPLQFALSGINAHIGHDLALAVVDACRTLDCEPAELEDEFDRVGDLLVSLEERVREELMPGPDLFQIADPLTHLLGSWSLERAREATWTAARALWALRGLPDVAEEFTERLDAAVGLAGRMMLTPLPD is encoded by the coding sequence ATGGGGCAATTGGCACACTTCACCACACCCGTGACACCCGTGGACAAGGTCGTCTCCCGGCTGCGCGCGCTCGACGAGGAACTGCCCGCGCGGGACGGGATCGCGGTGTTCAACCGCGTCTACCTCGCCGTCACGGAGGCGGTCGACCGGAGCGTCGACGCCGGACGGTTCACGGACGCGCGGGCCATGATCACACTGGACGTACGGTTCGCGGAGCGGTACCTCGCCGCCGTGGACGCGGCGGCCAACGGGCGCCGCCCGCCCGCCTGTTGGCGCCCGCTGTTCCAGCTCCGCCGCCATCCCGGCGTACGACCGCTGCAGTTCGCCCTGTCCGGCATCAACGCGCACATCGGCCACGATCTCGCGCTCGCCGTCGTGGACGCCTGTCGCACGCTGGACTGCGAACCGGCCGAGCTGGAGGACGAGTTCGACCGCGTCGGCGATCTCCTCGTGTCGCTGGAGGAGCGCGTCCGCGAGGAGCTGATGCCGGGGCCCGACCTGTTCCAGATCGCCGATCCGCTCACGCATCTGCTCGGCTCGTGGAGTCTGGAGCGCGCCAGGGAGGCGACCTGGACGGCGGCGCGGGCCCTGTGGGCGCTGCGTGGACTGCCCGACGTGGCCGAGGAGTTCACCGAACGGCTGGACGCGGCGGTCGGACTCGCGGGCCGCATGATGCTCACGCCACTGCCGGACTGA
- a CDS encoding LLM class F420-dependent oxidoreductase, with protein MATRLGLTLPQTHQYDIGKDVPDVARAAEEIGYESLWVFERALFPEPATQGLYNMEGVPWPDEYRSVAEPLVTLALAVSATRRARLGTSVLVAPLHGPFQLARTLGTLDAASDGRVVAGFGTGWSLDEYAAAGIAPFKDRGKSLDEVLDVCRAVWGPDPVTYEGTLTTINSSVVGPKPARPIPILLPAMSKKALTRLVDRADGWQPVAMGAGQLAAEWRALRELAAERGRTEPLQSAARINLRYTSKAYEGADRPPFAGNIDQIVTDLVAHVEVGLDEYFFEFAGAPRDAEELKDLAAELYTAARAAGV; from the coding sequence ATGGCCACCAGGTTGGGTCTCACTCTTCCCCAGACGCACCAGTACGACATCGGCAAGGACGTCCCGGACGTGGCCCGCGCGGCCGAGGAGATCGGCTACGAGAGCCTCTGGGTCTTCGAACGCGCCCTCTTCCCGGAACCCGCGACCCAGGGGCTCTACAACATGGAGGGCGTCCCGTGGCCCGACGAGTACCGCTCGGTCGCCGAACCCCTGGTGACGCTGGCGCTGGCCGTGTCGGCCACCCGGCGGGCCCGGCTCGGCACCAGTGTGCTGGTGGCCCCGCTGCACGGACCGTTCCAACTGGCGCGGACGCTCGGCACGTTGGACGCGGCGAGCGACGGCCGGGTGGTGGCCGGGTTCGGCACCGGCTGGTCGCTCGACGAGTACGCGGCGGCCGGGATCGCCCCGTTCAAGGACCGCGGCAAGTCCCTGGACGAGGTGCTGGACGTGTGCCGTGCGGTGTGGGGCCCTGACCCGGTGACGTACGAGGGGACGCTGACCACCATCAACTCCTCGGTGGTCGGACCCAAGCCCGCACGACCGATCCCCATTCTGCTGCCCGCGATGAGCAAGAAGGCGCTGACCCGACTCGTCGATCGCGCCGACGGCTGGCAGCCGGTGGCCATGGGCGCCGGGCAACTGGCCGCGGAATGGCGGGCGTTGCGGGAGCTGGCCGCCGAGCGCGGCCGTACCGAGCCGCTCCAGTCGGCGGCCCGGATCAATCTGCGGTACACGTCCAAGGCCTACGAGGGCGCGGACCGCCCGCCGTTCGCCGGCAACATCGACCAGATCGTGACGGACCTCGTGGCGCATGTCGAGGTCGGTCTCGACGAGTACTTCTTCGAGTTCGCCGGTGCCCCGCGGGACGCCGAGGAACTCAAGGACCTGGCCGCCGAGCTGTACACGGCGGCCCGCGCGGCCGGGGTCTGA
- a CDS encoding flavin monoamine oxidase family protein — translation MTSTVPNAVQHADERQPPITMFGPDFPYAYDDFLAHPAGLGQIPATEHGTEVAVIGGGLSGIVAAYELMKMGLKPVVYEADQIGGRLRTVGFDGCDPSLTAEMGAMRFPPSSTALQHYIDLVGLETRPFPNPLAEATPSTVVDLKGESHYATTVDDLPQVYRDVMHAWNACLEEGADFSDMNRAMRERDVPRIREIWSKLVEKLDNQTFYGFLCDSESFKSFRHREIFGQVGFGTGGWDTDFPNSILEILRVVYTEADDHHRGIVGGSQQLPLRLWDREPQKIVHWPYGTSLASLHVNGEPRPAVTRLHRTAGNGITVTDANGDIRTYQAAIFTAQSWMLLSKIACDDSLFPIDHWTAIERTHYMESSKLFVPVDRPFWLDKDEETGRDVMSMTLTDRMTRGTYLLDDGPDKPAVICLSYTWCDDSLKWLPLSANERMEVMLKSLGEIYPKVDIRKHVIGSPVTVSWENEPYFMGAFKANLPGHYRYQRRLFTHFMQDRLPADKRGVFLAGDDISWTAGWAEGAVQTALNAVWGVMHQLGGATDPTNPGPGDVYDEIAPVELPED, via the coding sequence ATGACGTCCACGGTGCCCAACGCCGTCCAGCACGCCGACGAGCGGCAGCCGCCGATCACCATGTTCGGGCCGGACTTCCCCTACGCGTACGACGACTTCCTCGCCCACCCGGCGGGCCTCGGCCAGATACCCGCGACCGAGCACGGCACCGAAGTCGCCGTCATCGGCGGCGGGTTGTCCGGCATCGTGGCCGCTTACGAACTGATGAAGATGGGCCTCAAGCCCGTTGTCTACGAGGCCGACCAGATCGGCGGGCGGCTGCGTACCGTCGGCTTCGACGGGTGCGATCCGTCGCTGACCGCCGAGATGGGCGCGATGCGTTTCCCGCCCTCCTCCACCGCCCTCCAGCACTACATCGACCTGGTGGGCCTTGAGACCCGGCCGTTCCCCAACCCCCTTGCGGAGGCGACCCCTTCGACCGTCGTCGACCTCAAGGGCGAGTCCCACTACGCGACCACCGTCGACGACCTCCCGCAGGTCTACCGCGACGTGATGCACGCCTGGAACGCCTGCCTCGAAGAGGGCGCCGACTTCTCCGACATGAACCGCGCGATGCGCGAACGCGATGTCCCGCGCATCCGCGAGATCTGGTCGAAGCTCGTCGAGAAGCTCGACAACCAGACCTTCTACGGCTTCCTCTGCGACTCGGAGTCCTTCAAGTCCTTCCGGCACCGCGAGATCTTCGGCCAGGTCGGCTTCGGAACGGGGGGCTGGGACACCGACTTCCCCAACTCGATCCTCGAAATCCTGCGCGTCGTCTACACCGAGGCCGACGACCACCACCGCGGCATCGTCGGCGGCTCCCAGCAACTCCCGCTCCGCCTCTGGGACCGCGAGCCGCAGAAGATCGTCCACTGGCCCTACGGCACCTCGCTGGCGTCCCTGCATGTGAACGGCGAACCCCGCCCGGCCGTGACCCGGCTGCACCGCACCGCCGGCAACGGGATCACCGTGACGGACGCCAACGGCGACATCCGCACCTACCAGGCCGCGATCTTCACCGCCCAGTCCTGGATGCTGCTCTCGAAGATCGCCTGCGACGACTCGCTCTTCCCGATCGACCACTGGACCGCGATCGAGCGCACCCACTACATGGAGAGCTCGAAGCTGTTCGTCCCGGTCGACCGGCCGTTCTGGCTCGACAAGGACGAGGAGACCGGCCGGGACGTCATGTCGATGACCCTCACCGACCGTATGACGCGCGGGACTTACCTCCTCGACGACGGCCCGGACAAGCCTGCCGTCATCTGCCTCTCGTACACCTGGTGCGACGACAGCCTCAAGTGGCTGCCGCTGTCGGCGAACGAGCGGATGGAGGTCATGCTGAAGTCGCTCGGCGAGATCTACCCGAAGGTCGACATCAGGAAGCACGTCATCGGCAGCCCGGTGACCGTGTCGTGGGAGAACGAGCCTTATTTCATGGGCGCGTTCAAGGCCAACCTGCCCGGCCACTACCGCTACCAGCGGCGCCTGTTCACCCACTTCATGCAGGACCGGCTGCCCGCGGACAAGCGGGGCGTCTTCCTCGCCGGCGACGACATCTCCTGGACGGCCGGCTGGGCCGAGGGCGCCGTCCAGACCGCGCTGAACGCGGTCTGGGGCGTCATGCACCAACTCGGGGGAGCGACCGACCCGACCAACCCCGGGCCCGGGGACGTCTACGACGAGATCGCGCCGGTCGAACTCCCGGAGGACTGA
- a CDS encoding carbon-nitrogen hydrolase family protein — translation MRTALLQSSGRPGSVVENLKVLDEAAGRAAAGGAALLAAPEMFLTGYAIGDDVGRLAEPADGDSADAVAEIAGRHGLAVAYGYPERDGDAVYNSAQLVSADGTRLANYRKTHLFGDFERAHFTPGEQPVVQAELNGLTVGLMICYDVEFPEPVRAHALAGTDLLLVPTANMHPFQFVAEALVPVRAWENQMYVAYINRIGQEGEFDFFGLSTLAGPDGVARTRAGRGEELLLADVDSELLANSRAANPYLTDRRPGLYGSLA, via the coding sequence ATGCGCACCGCCCTCCTCCAGAGCTCCGGGCGCCCCGGCTCCGTCGTCGAGAACCTCAAGGTCCTCGACGAGGCGGCGGGCCGCGCCGCGGCCGGCGGTGCCGCGCTGCTCGCCGCGCCGGAGATGTTCCTCACCGGATACGCGATCGGCGACGACGTCGGCCGCCTCGCCGAGCCCGCCGACGGCGACTCCGCGGACGCCGTCGCCGAGATCGCCGGCCGGCACGGACTTGCCGTCGCCTACGGCTACCCCGAGCGCGACGGCGACGCCGTGTACAACTCGGCCCAGCTGGTCTCCGCCGACGGCACCCGCCTGGCCAACTACCGCAAGACCCACCTCTTCGGCGACTTCGAGCGCGCCCACTTCACACCCGGCGAACAGCCGGTCGTCCAGGCCGAGTTGAACGGTCTGACCGTCGGCCTGATGATCTGCTACGACGTCGAGTTCCCGGAGCCCGTCCGCGCCCACGCCCTCGCCGGCACCGACCTGCTCCTCGTCCCGACGGCGAACATGCACCCGTTCCAGTTCGTCGCCGAGGCACTGGTCCCGGTGCGCGCCTGGGAGAACCAGATGTACGTGGCGTACATCAACCGCATCGGCCAGGAAGGGGAGTTCGACTTCTTCGGCCTCTCCACCCTCGCCGGTCCCGACGGAGTCGCCCGCACCCGCGCCGGCCGTGGCGAGGAACTCCTTCTCGCGGACGTCGACTCCGAGTTGCTCGCCAACTCCCGTGCGGCGAACCCGTATCTGACGGACCGTCGCCCCGGCCTCTACGGGTCCCTCGCCTGA
- a CDS encoding DUF1963 domain-containing protein codes for MNPELINRLAPFRAEALRRGIPREDVEGWIADARPCATLVTRGDGPVVGRFGGPLLLPADVPDPWFPLLATLDCAALPEEVTGLPLPADGRLLLFGFPELPSYIGPAGEVVYIPEGTPVEERRPKNNYDYEELICEQFPQEELRLAPDISMASHSLFWTEERGGEVVTLPGHPHAGELAETWEQTYGDIVVDGPLHIGGYASHECTETDPVLDAADEAKDSRRFRGDTTELPAPEDWVLLAQWDIGLDGREGSTLHWVIPRQDLTERRFDRAHVSFFWNP; via the coding sequence ATGAATCCTGAACTGATCAACCGGCTCGCGCCGTTCCGTGCGGAGGCGCTGCGGCGCGGGATACCGCGCGAGGACGTCGAGGGCTGGATCGCCGACGCCCGTCCCTGCGCGACCCTCGTCACCCGTGGGGACGGGCCGGTCGTCGGCAGGTTCGGCGGGCCACTGCTGCTGCCTGCCGACGTCCCCGACCCCTGGTTCCCGTTACTCGCCACCCTCGACTGCGCGGCCCTGCCGGAGGAGGTGACGGGCCTTCCGCTGCCTGCCGACGGCCGCCTGCTGCTCTTCGGCTTTCCAGAACTGCCGAGCTACATAGGACCGGCCGGAGAGGTCGTGTACATCCCCGAGGGGACACCCGTCGAGGAGCGGAGGCCGAAGAACAACTACGACTACGAAGAACTCATCTGCGAACAGTTCCCCCAGGAGGAGCTGCGGCTGGCGCCCGATATCTCCATGGCGTCCCACTCCCTGTTCTGGACCGAGGAGCGCGGCGGGGAGGTCGTCACGCTCCCCGGCCATCCCCATGCCGGTGAGCTGGCCGAGACGTGGGAGCAGACGTACGGCGACATCGTCGTCGACGGACCGCTGCACATCGGCGGCTACGCCTCCCACGAGTGCACGGAGACGGACCCCGTCCTGGACGCGGCCGACGAGGCGAAGGACTCACGACGGTTCCGAGGCGACACCACGGAGCTGCCCGCCCCCGAGGACTGGGTACTGCTCGCCCAGTGGGACATCGGCCTGGACGGCCGCGAGGGCTCCACCCTCCACTGGGTAATTCCACGACAGGATCTGACCGAGCGCCGCTTCGACCGCGCGCATGTGTCCTTCTTCTGGAACCCCTGA
- a CDS encoding HAD-IA family hydrolase, whose product MTPHTQLPLQAVLFDMDGTLVDTERLWCEAVEQVAGRTLTDADQPEVLGRPVEHTADWLARTTGASAADLAVELHREFAARVRTGIVPRPGALALLDALARDGVPTALVTASPRAVADTVLEALGASRFAVSVTADDTGRTKPAPDPYLAACRALGVEPAACVAVEDTQTGVSSAEAAGCAVLAVPSLAPIDAAPGRTVRDSLVGVTPAALRAMVTRERPYELRVLTWNLWLGGSEVDDHRTKQLKAIAETGADVVGLQETGGTAAEELAEALGWYHHRAGENLGVISRHPITARFGDPDVGFYGAGGVRIAVGEGREVDVWTCHLDYTPYGPYEFAFDGLPAADLIAHEGVRLAQMRDALGRIAEVGDDAVPVVLVGDFNCPSHLDWAGVEWPVTKAAADAGLRDSYREVHPDPVASPGYTWSPIHPVHEDGSGRDEPQDRIDYVLYRGLSVLDSRTFVVGTPSPWPDVAGNCWPSDHAAVLTVFVVPRS is encoded by the coding sequence GTGACCCCCCACACCCAACTCCCGCTCCAGGCCGTCCTGTTCGACATGGACGGAACGCTCGTCGACACCGAGCGGCTGTGGTGCGAGGCGGTGGAGCAGGTCGCGGGCAGGACCCTGACGGACGCGGACCAGCCGGAGGTGCTCGGCCGCCCGGTCGAGCACACCGCCGACTGGCTCGCCCGGACCACGGGCGCGTCGGCGGCGGACCTCGCGGTCGAGCTCCACCGGGAGTTCGCCGCCCGCGTCCGCACCGGCATCGTGCCCCGGCCCGGCGCGCTCGCCCTGCTCGACGCCCTCGCCCGCGACGGCGTCCCCACGGCGCTCGTCACCGCGTCCCCCCGCGCGGTCGCCGACACCGTCCTCGAAGCCCTCGGCGCGAGCCGCTTCGCCGTCTCCGTCACCGCCGACGACACCGGGCGCACGAAGCCCGCGCCCGACCCCTACCTCGCCGCCTGCCGCGCCCTCGGCGTCGAACCGGCGGCCTGCGTGGCCGTCGAGGACACCCAGACCGGCGTCAGCTCCGCCGAGGCGGCCGGCTGCGCGGTCCTCGCGGTGCCGTCGCTGGCCCCGATCGACGCGGCCCCCGGCCGGACCGTACGGGACAGTCTCGTCGGGGTCACCCCGGCGGCCCTGCGCGCGATGGTGACGCGCGAACGGCCGTACGAGCTACGCGTGTTGACCTGGAACCTCTGGCTCGGCGGCAGCGAGGTCGACGACCACCGGACCAAGCAGCTGAAGGCGATCGCGGAGACCGGCGCGGACGTGGTCGGCCTCCAGGAGACGGGCGGCACGGCGGCGGAGGAACTGGCCGAGGCGCTCGGCTGGTACCACCACCGGGCGGGCGAGAACCTCGGTGTCATCAGCCGCCATCCGATCACCGCGCGTTTCGGCGACCCGGATGTCGGCTTCTATGGCGCGGGTGGTGTCCGGATCGCCGTGGGGGAGGGGCGTGAGGTCGATGTGTGGACCTGCCATCTCGACTACACGCCCTACGGCCCCTACGAGTTCGCGTTCGACGGGCTTCCGGCCGCTGATCTGATCGCTCATGAGGGCGTTCGGCTCGCCCAGATGCGGGATGCCCTTGGCAGGATCGCGGAGGTGGGCGACGACGCCGTTCCCGTTGTGCTGGTCGGTGACTTCAACTGCCCTTCGCATCTGGACTGGGCGGGTGTGGAGTGGCCGGTGACGAAGGCGGCGGCGGATGCGGGGTTGCGGGACTCGTACCGGGAGGTTCATCCGGACCCGGTCGCGTCGCCTGGGTACACCTGGTCGCCGATTCATCCTGTGCACGAGGACGGTAGTGGGCGCGATGAGCCGCAGGACCGGATCGACTACGTCCTGTACCGGGGGCTGAGCGTGCTGGACTCTCGTACGTTCGTGGTCGGCACGCCTAGCCCCTGGCCGGATGTGGCCGGTAACTGCTGGCCGTCTGACCATGCGGCTGTTCTTACGGTGTTCGTGGTGCCCCGGAGTTAA
- a CDS encoding ABC transporter ATP-binding protein, protein MTATTLEKTTTDNAATVEFRGLRREFGPTVALDGLDLTVRPGEFLALLGPSGCGKTTALRMLAGFEHPTSGEVLVDGKDVTDVPAHRRDAGMVFQSYSLFPHLNALDNVAFGLRMRKVRTAERRSRAGELLDLVGLGDKGERFPHQLSGGQQQRVALARALALRPRVLLLDEPLSALDAKVRLSLREEIRRLQQELGITTLFVTHDQEEALSIADRVAVMRAGKLEQCAAPAELYGRPATAFVAEFVGTMSRLPGHLTDGVVEVLGQRLPVDGEAPALTEVDVLVRPEAIDVRADAAGDARVVATAFLGSVVRLTVQLADSTEVKADLPAHEAAGLGAGVAVRVSLPERPVLVAERI, encoded by the coding sequence ATGACCGCCACCACGCTTGAGAAGACCACGACGGACAACGCCGCCACCGTCGAATTCCGGGGCCTGCGCCGGGAGTTCGGCCCCACGGTCGCCCTCGACGGACTCGACCTGACCGTGCGGCCCGGCGAGTTCCTGGCCCTGCTCGGCCCCTCCGGCTGCGGCAAGACCACCGCCCTGCGCATGCTCGCCGGCTTCGAACACCCCACGTCCGGTGAGGTGTTGGTGGACGGCAAGGACGTCACCGACGTGCCCGCGCACCGCCGCGACGCCGGGATGGTCTTCCAGTCGTACAGCCTCTTCCCGCATCTCAACGCTCTCGACAACGTCGCCTTCGGCCTCCGCATGCGCAAGGTACGTACGGCCGAACGACGGTCCCGCGCGGGCGAGTTGCTCGACCTCGTCGGGCTCGGCGACAAGGGCGAGCGCTTCCCGCACCAGCTCTCCGGCGGCCAGCAGCAGCGTGTCGCGCTGGCCCGCGCGCTCGCCCTGCGCCCGCGCGTCCTGCTCCTGGACGAACCGCTCTCGGCGCTCGACGCCAAGGTGCGGCTGTCCCTGCGTGAGGAGATCCGCCGCCTCCAGCAGGAACTCGGCATCACCACCCTCTTCGTGACGCACGATCAGGAAGAGGCGCTGTCCATAGCCGACCGGGTCGCCGTGATGCGCGCCGGAAAGCTCGAACAGTGCGCCGCACCGGCCGAGTTGTACGGCCGGCCCGCGACCGCCTTCGTCGCCGAGTTCGTCGGCACGATGAGCCGGCTCCCGGGGCACCTGACCGACGGGGTCGTCGAAGTGCTCGGGCAGCGGCTGCCGGTCGACGGCGAGGCGCCCGCGCTGACGGAGGTGGACGTCCTCGTACGCCCCGAGGCGATCGACGTACGGGCCGACGCCGCCGGTGACGCGCGGGTCGTCGCCACCGCCTTCCTCGGCTCGGTCGTCCGCCTCACCGTGCAGCTCGCCGACTCCACCGAGGTCAAGGCCGACCTGCCCGCGCACGAGGCCGCGGGGCTGGGCGCCGGCGTCGCCGTACGGGTGTCGCTGCCGGAACGGCCGGTACTCGTGGCAGAACGCATCTGA
- a CDS encoding ABC transporter permease, protein MAGRLNLWRWVVLGLAALYFLVPLAASVVFTVDVPGEGVTFDAYTQIVSADGFTSSLVLSLELAAATIAVVLLLMVPAMVALRLGAPRLRPVVEVICSLPLVVPPIAFVAGIATVLKWGPDYLSRTPLFETFVAIQNPSFPFILVLAYVVMALPFVYRALDSGLRAIDVKTLVEAARSCGANWPQALVRTVLPNLRGALLNASFLTLALVLGEFTVAQLLGFQPFAVWIYSVGGSNAQLSVAVSVLSLVVTWALLLTLAGVGGRDKTASSRG, encoded by the coding sequence ATGGCTGGACGCCTGAACCTCTGGCGGTGGGTCGTCCTCGGCCTGGCCGCCCTGTACTTCCTGGTCCCGCTCGCCGCGTCCGTGGTCTTCACGGTCGACGTGCCCGGCGAGGGCGTCACCTTCGACGCCTACACCCAGATCGTCTCCGCCGACGGCTTCACCTCCAGCCTGGTGCTCTCGCTGGAACTCGCCGCCGCCACCATCGCCGTCGTCCTGCTCCTGATGGTCCCGGCCATGGTCGCGCTACGGCTCGGAGCGCCCCGGCTGCGCCCGGTCGTCGAGGTGATCTGCTCGCTGCCGCTGGTGGTGCCGCCGATCGCCTTCGTCGCCGGTATCGCAACGGTCTTGAAGTGGGGCCCCGACTACCTGTCCCGCACCCCGCTGTTCGAGACCTTCGTGGCCATCCAGAACCCGAGCTTCCCGTTCATCCTCGTCCTCGCCTACGTCGTGATGGCGCTGCCGTTCGTGTACCGGGCGCTGGACTCGGGGCTGCGCGCCATCGACGTGAAGACCCTGGTCGAGGCCGCCCGCAGCTGCGGCGCGAACTGGCCGCAGGCACTCGTGCGGACCGTACTGCCCAATCTGCGCGGCGCGTTGCTCAACGCCTCCTTCCTCACGCTCGCCCTGGTCCTCGGTGAGTTCACCGTGGCCCAACTCCTGGGTTTCCAGCCCTTCGCCGTGTGGATCTACAGCGTCGGCGGGTCCAACGCCCAGCTCTCCGTCGCCGTCTCCGTGCTCAGCCTGGTCGTCACCTGGGCACTCCTCCTCACGCTCGCCGGTGTCGGCGGACGTGACAAAACCGCTTCGTCCCGGGGATGA
- a CDS encoding ABC transporter permease: protein MTATLTRADVGAAASVKRRRRVPGWIAVVPLLVFVAVAFGVPAVAMLNGAFTVKNQTAGATSYSTANLTESLKGAYLTALIGSVKLSALSAALGTLLGLPLAQVVVTSRFRALREAVLTASGVLANFGGVPLAFAFVATLGNAGVLTTHLGLKDKGWDLYSFSGLVLVYLYFLIPLMVLTITPALEGLRAQWREAAANNGATGVQYWRHVALPVLLPSLLGGFVLLFGSAFAAYATAAAMVGSSIPLVTLQIADAISGNVLVGQENVALALSLDMVLVAGVVMAVYLPLQRRSARWLDA, encoded by the coding sequence ATGACGGCCACGCTCACGCGGGCCGACGTCGGCGCCGCCGCTTCCGTGAAGCGGCGGCGCCGCGTCCCCGGCTGGATCGCCGTGGTCCCGCTGCTCGTGTTCGTCGCGGTCGCCTTCGGGGTGCCCGCCGTCGCGATGCTGAACGGCGCCTTCACCGTCAAGAACCAGACGGCGGGCGCCACTTCGTACAGCACCGCCAACCTCACCGAGTCCCTGAAGGGCGCCTACCTCACCGCGCTGATCGGCAGCGTCAAGCTGTCCGCGCTCTCGGCCGCCCTGGGCACCCTGCTCGGTCTTCCGCTCGCGCAGGTCGTCGTCACCTCCCGCTTCCGCGCGCTGCGCGAGGCCGTGCTCACCGCGTCCGGCGTCCTCGCCAACTTCGGCGGTGTCCCGCTGGCCTTCGCGTTCGTCGCCACCCTCGGCAACGCCGGTGTGCTGACGACCCACTTGGGCCTCAAGGACAAGGGCTGGGACCTCTACAGCTTCTCGGGCCTGGTCCTCGTCTACCTGTACTTCCTCATCCCGCTGATGGTCCTCACCATCACCCCGGCCCTGGAGGGCCTGCGCGCCCAGTGGCGCGAGGCCGCCGCGAACAACGGCGCGACCGGCGTCCAGTACTGGCGGCACGTGGCCCTGCCGGTGCTGCTGCCCTCGCTGCTCGGCGGGTTCGTCCTCCTCTTCGGCAGCGCGTTCGCCGCGTACGCCACCGCCGCGGCCATGGTGGGCAGTTCGATCCCGCTGGTCACCCTGCAGATCGCCGACGCCATCTCCGGCAACGTGCTGGTCGGCCAGGAGAACGTGGCCCTCGCCCTCAGCCTCGACATGGTCCTGGTCGCGGGTGTGGTCATGGCCGTGTACCTGCCCCTGCAACGACGGAGCGCGCGATGGCTGGACGCCTGA